The following are encoded together in the Pseudomonas maumuensis genome:
- the fmt gene encoding methionyl-tRNA formyltransferase, producing MRIVFAGTPEFAAEHLKALLDSPYEIVAVYTQPDRPAGRGQKLMPSAVKALAVAHDIPVYQPQTLRNADAQAELAALKPDLMVVVAYGLILPQAVLDIPRLGCINSHASLLPRWRGAAPIQRAVEAGDAESGVTVMRMEAGLDTGPMLLKVVTPISAEDTGGTLHDRLAEMGPPAVIQAIAGLADGSLQGEVQDDALATYAHKLNKDEARIDWSRTAVELERLIRAFNPWPVCHSTLDGESVKVLAANLSTAQGAPGEILSASKDGLVVACGDQALSLTRLQLPGGKALNFADLFNSRREKFASGKVLGQ from the coding sequence ATGCGCATCGTCTTCGCAGGCACTCCAGAGTTTGCCGCCGAACACCTCAAGGCTTTGCTCGACAGCCCGTACGAGATCGTGGCCGTCTACACCCAGCCCGACCGCCCGGCCGGGCGTGGCCAGAAGCTGATGCCGAGCGCGGTCAAGGCGCTGGCCGTGGCCCATGACATCCCGGTGTACCAGCCGCAGACCCTGCGCAACGCCGACGCCCAGGCCGAGCTCGCCGCACTGAAACCGGACCTGATGGTGGTGGTCGCCTACGGCCTGATCCTGCCGCAAGCTGTGCTGGATATCCCACGCCTGGGCTGCATCAACAGCCACGCCTCGCTGCTGCCGCGCTGGCGCGGCGCCGCGCCGATCCAGCGCGCCGTTGAAGCCGGTGACGCCGAGAGCGGCGTGACCGTGATGCGCATGGAAGCAGGTCTGGACACCGGCCCGATGCTGCTCAAGGTGGTCACCCCGATCAGCGCCGAGGACACCGGCGGCACCCTGCACGACCGCCTCGCCGAAATGGGCCCGCCTGCGGTGATCCAGGCCATCGCCGGCCTGGCCGATGGCAGCCTGCAAGGTGAAGTACAGGACGATGCCCTGGCCACCTACGCCCACAAGCTGAATAAAGACGAAGCGCGCATCGACTGGAGCCGCACGGCCGTGGAGCTTGAGCGCCTGATCCGCGCCTTCAACCCCTGGCCGGTGTGCCACAGCACCCTGGACGGCGAAAGCGTGAAGGTACTGGCCGCCAACTTGTCCACAGCCCAGGGCGCCCCCGGCGAAATCCTGTCGGCCAGCAAGGACGGCCTGGTGGTCGCCTGCGGTGACCAGGCCCTGAGCCTGACCCGCCTGCAACTGCCGGGTGGCAAGGCCCTGAACTTCGCCGACCTGTTCAACAGCCGCCGCGAGAAATTCGCCAGTGGCAAGGTGCTCGGCCAATGA
- the def gene encoding peptide deformylase: MAILNILEFPDPRLRTIAKPVTVFDDALRQLIDDMFETMYEAPGIGLAATQVNVHQQVVVMDLSEDRSEPRVFINPTVEELTHDMGQYQEGCLSVPGFYENVDRPLRVRVKAQDRDGKPYELECEGLLAVCVQHEFDHLNGKLFVDYLSQLKRDRIKKKLEKQHRQQA, encoded by the coding sequence ATGGCCATTTTGAACATTCTCGAATTCCCCGATCCGCGCCTGCGTACCATTGCCAAACCGGTAACGGTGTTCGACGACGCCCTGCGCCAGCTGATCGACGATATGTTCGAAACCATGTACGAGGCCCCGGGCATCGGCCTGGCTGCGACCCAGGTCAACGTGCATCAACAAGTCGTAGTGATGGACCTGAGCGAAGATCGCAGCGAGCCGCGCGTCTTCATCAACCCCACCGTAGAAGAGCTGACCCACGACATGGGCCAGTACCAGGAAGGCTGCCTGTCGGTGCCGGGCTTCTACGAAAACGTCGACCGCCCGCTGCGCGTCCGGGTCAAGGCCCAGGACCGCGACGGCAAGCCGTACGAGCTGGAATGCGAGGGCCTGTTGGCGGTGTGCGTGCAGCACGAGTTCGATCACCTCAACGGCAAGCTGTTCGTCGACTACCTGTCGCAGCTCAAACGTGACCGGATCAAGAAGAAGCTGGAAAAGCAGCACCGCCAGCAAGCCTGA
- the dprA gene encoding DNA-processing protein DprA, whose amino-acid sequence MSTLRSSPCSPAELEARLRLHRLPDIGLRRFLTLIEAFGNASSALSAPASAWRALGLSAASIDARRSPEVRDGALAAMAWLERPGQHLLMWDGPGYPALLSEIDDPPPLLFVAGDPALLEHPQLAIVGSRRASPPALDTAAAFSHCLAQAGFTITSGLALGVDGAAHRAALKAGGKTIGVLGTGLQKLYPQRHRDLARAMLDSGSALVSEYPLDAGPLAGNFPRRNRIISGLSLGVLVVEASIASGSLITARLAAEQGREVYAIPGSIHHPGAKGCHQLIRDGALLVESVEQILDSLRGWQNLPGAPVGKADHPLLALLHAAPHTSEGLAHSSGQPLAQVLASLTELELEGRVSNEAGRWFARSG is encoded by the coding sequence ATGAGCACTCTCCGTTCGTCGCCTTGCTCGCCTGCCGAACTGGAGGCGCGGCTGCGTCTGCATCGCCTCCCCGACATCGGCTTGCGGCGCTTTCTTACCCTGATCGAAGCCTTTGGCAATGCCTCATCGGCACTCAGTGCGCCGGCCAGTGCTTGGCGTGCGCTGGGGTTGTCAGCCGCCAGTATCGATGCCCGTCGCAGCCCTGAGGTGCGCGACGGCGCATTGGCTGCAATGGCCTGGTTAGAGCGTCCGGGCCAGCATTTGCTGATGTGGGACGGCCCTGGCTATCCCGCATTGCTGAGTGAAATCGACGACCCGCCACCCCTGCTATTCGTTGCCGGTGACCCCGCTTTGCTGGAGCATCCGCAGCTGGCGATTGTGGGTAGCAGGCGTGCTTCACCACCAGCGCTGGATACTGCGGCTGCGTTCTCGCATTGCCTGGCGCAAGCCGGATTCACCATCACCAGCGGGCTGGCGCTGGGCGTTGACGGTGCCGCTCATCGGGCCGCGCTGAAAGCCGGAGGGAAGACCATTGGAGTGCTCGGCACGGGGTTGCAAAAACTTTATCCACAGCGCCACCGTGACCTTGCCCGGGCGATGCTCGACAGTGGCAGCGCGCTGGTTTCCGAGTACCCGCTGGATGCCGGGCCGTTGGCCGGTAACTTCCCCAGGCGCAACCGCATCATCAGCGGGCTGTCGCTCGGCGTGCTGGTGGTCGAGGCGAGCATCGCCAGCGGCTCATTGATCACCGCGCGCCTTGCCGCGGAGCAAGGGCGCGAGGTGTATGCCATTCCGGGTTCGATCCACCACCCCGGCGCCAAGGGCTGCCACCAGCTGATTCGCGACGGCGCGTTGCTGGTGGAAAGCGTGGAGCAGATCCTCGACAGCCTGCGCGGTTGGCAGAACCTGCCGGGCGCGCCGGTGGGCAAAGCCGACCATCCCCTGCTCGCCTTGCTCCACGCCGCACCCCACACCAGCGAGGGCCTGGCGCACAGCAGCGGCCAGCCGTTGGCCCAGGTGCTGGCCAGCCTGACCGAGTTGGAGCTCGAGGGCCGGGTCAGCAATGAAGCCGGGCGTTGGTTTGCCCGTTCCGGCTAA
- a CDS encoding L-threonylcarbamoyladenylate synthase, which yields MVSSWRVQQAAREVKAGAVIAYPTEAVWGLGCDPWNEDAVYRLLALKSRPVDKGLILVADSIHQFDFLFEDFPQDWIDRMAATWPGPNTWLVPHQDLLPEWVTGQHDSVALRVSDHPQVRELCALVGPLISTSCNPAGRPAAKSRLRVEQYFHKQLDMVLGGALGGRKNPSLIRDLATGEVVRPG from the coding sequence ATGGTGAGCAGTTGGCGTGTGCAACAAGCCGCGCGTGAGGTGAAGGCGGGTGCGGTGATCGCCTATCCGACGGAAGCGGTCTGGGGCCTGGGCTGCGACCCGTGGAACGAGGACGCGGTGTATCGCCTGCTGGCGCTCAAGTCGCGCCCTGTGGATAAAGGCCTGATCCTGGTTGCCGACAGCATCCACCAGTTCGACTTCCTGTTCGAAGACTTCCCCCAGGACTGGATCGACCGCATGGCCGCCACTTGGCCGGGGCCGAACACCTGGCTGGTGCCGCACCAGGACCTGCTGCCCGAGTGGGTGACCGGGCAGCATGACAGCGTGGCGCTGCGGGTCAGTGATCATCCGCAGGTGCGGGAGCTGTGCGCGTTGGTCGGGCCGTTGATTTCCACGTCCTGCAACCCGGCCGGGCGCCCGGCGGCGAAGAGCCGGTTGCGGGTGGAGCAGTATTTCCACAAGCAGCTGGACATGGTGCTGGGTGGGGCGTTGGGGGGGCGGAAGAATCCGAGCCTGATTCGCGACCTGGCGACCGGTGAGGTTGTGCGCCCGGGGTGA
- a CDS encoding NADPH:quinone reductase, with amino-acid sequence MAKRIQFSQHGGPEVLQLVEFDPAPPGPQQVRVRNHAIGLNFIDTYFRGGLYAPPSLPSGLGTEAAGVVEAVGEDVNRIKVGDRVAYAGGPLGAYSEVHTLPEANLVKLPDAISFEQAAAVMLKGLTTQYLLKQTYAVQPGDFVLFHAAAGGVGSLACQWAKALGAKLIGTVSSAEKAERAKALGAWATIDYSHEDVAKRVLELTDGQKCAVVYDGVGADTWLTSLDCLRPRGLMVSFGNASGAVSGVNLGILSQKGSLYVTRPTLGSYANNAENTQAMADDLFAMIASGKLVVDIQQRYPLSEAAKAQSELSARRTVGSTVLLP; translated from the coding sequence ATGGCCAAGCGTATCCAGTTCAGCCAGCATGGCGGCCCGGAAGTGTTGCAGTTGGTGGAGTTCGACCCGGCCCCGCCCGGCCCGCAGCAAGTGCGCGTGCGCAACCATGCGATCGGCCTGAACTTCATCGACACCTATTTCCGTGGCGGGCTGTATGCGCCGCCGTCGCTGCCTTCCGGGCTGGGTACCGAGGCCGCCGGCGTGGTCGAGGCAGTGGGCGAGGACGTCAACCGGATCAAGGTCGGCGACCGCGTAGCCTATGCCGGTGGGCCGCTGGGGGCCTACAGCGAGGTGCATACGCTGCCGGAGGCCAACCTGGTCAAGCTGCCGGATGCGATCAGCTTCGAGCAGGCGGCGGCGGTGATGCTCAAGGGGCTGACCACGCAGTACCTGCTAAAACAGACCTATGCCGTGCAGCCGGGGGATTTCGTGCTGTTCCATGCTGCTGCCGGTGGTGTCGGATCGCTGGCTTGCCAGTGGGCCAAGGCACTGGGGGCGAAGCTGATCGGTACTGTCAGTTCCGCCGAGAAGGCTGAGCGGGCTAAGGCACTCGGGGCCTGGGCGACCATCGACTACAGCCATGAAGATGTGGCCAAGCGTGTGCTGGAGCTGACAGACGGTCAGAAGTGCGCGGTGGTGTATGACGGCGTGGGGGCCGATACCTGGCTGACTTCGCTGGATTGCCTGAGGCCGCGAGGGTTGATGGTGAGTTTCGGCAATGCGTCGGGGGCGGTGAGCGGGGTGAACCTGGGGATCCTGTCGCAGAAGGGCTCACTGTATGTGACCCGACCGACGCTGGGGAGCTACGCCAACAACGCCGAGAACACCCAGGCCATGGCCGATGACCTGTTCGCGATGATCGCCAGTGGCAAGCTGGTTGTGGATATCCAACAGCGGTATCCGTTGAGTGAGGCGGCCAAGGCGCAGAGTGAGTTGTCGGCGCGGCGGACGGTGGGCTCGACTGTTCTGCTGCCTTGA
- the hemF gene encoding oxygen-dependent coproporphyrinogen oxidase has translation MTSRTEAVKAYLLDLQDRICTALETEDGGARFVEDAWVRDAGGGGRTRVIGDGKVIEKGGVNFSHVFGSGLPPSASAHRPELAGRGFEALGVSLVIHPHNPHVPTSHANVRFFIAEKEGEEAVWWFGGGFDLTPYYGNEEDCVHWHRVAEQACAPFGADVYPRYKAWCDRYFHLKHRGEPRGIGGLFFDDLNEWDFDTCFAFIRAIGDAYVEAYLPIVQRRKGTPYTPAQREFQEYRRGRYVEFNLVYDRGTLFGLQSGGRTESILMSLPPQVRWGYDWKAEPGSEEARLTEYFLQDRDWLAQ, from the coding sequence ATGACCAGCCGCACCGAGGCCGTGAAAGCCTACCTGCTCGACCTGCAAGACCGCATCTGCACTGCCCTCGAGACCGAAGACGGCGGCGCCCGCTTCGTCGAGGATGCCTGGGTGCGCGATGCCGGCGGCGGCGGTCGCACGCGGGTGATCGGCGACGGCAAGGTGATCGAAAAGGGCGGCGTGAACTTCTCCCACGTGTTCGGTAGCGGCCTGCCGCCGTCGGCCAGTGCCCACCGCCCGGAGCTGGCGGGCCGTGGTTTCGAAGCGCTGGGCGTGTCGCTGGTAATCCACCCGCACAACCCGCATGTGCCCACTTCCCACGCCAACGTGCGGTTCTTCATCGCCGAAAAAGAGGGTGAAGAGGCAGTATGGTGGTTCGGCGGCGGCTTCGACCTGACCCCCTACTACGGCAATGAAGAAGACTGCGTGCACTGGCACCGCGTGGCCGAGCAGGCCTGCGCGCCGTTCGGCGCCGACGTGTACCCGCGCTACAAGGCCTGGTGCGACCGCTACTTCCACCTCAAGCACCGTGGCGAGCCACGCGGCATCGGCGGCCTGTTCTTCGACGACCTGAACGAGTGGGACTTCGATACCTGCTTCGCCTTCATCCGCGCCATCGGTGACGCCTACGTCGAGGCTTACTTGCCGATCGTCCAGCGCCGCAAGGGCACCCCATACACCCCCGCCCAGCGCGAATTCCAGGAATATCGCCGTGGCCGCTACGTCGAGTTCAACCTGGTCTACGACCGTGGCACCCTGTTCGGCCTGCAGTCCGGGGGCCGCACCGAATCGATCCTGATGTCGCTGCCGCCGCAAGTACGTTGGGGCTATGACTGGAAAGCCGAGCCTGGTAGCGAAGAAGCGCGCCTGACCGAGTACTTCCTGCAAGACCGCGACTGGCTCGCCCAGTAA
- the aroE gene encoding shikimate dehydrogenase: MDQYVVFGNPIGHSKSPLIHRLFADQTGEDLEYNTLLAPLDEFSDCARGFFKQGSGANVTVPFKEEAYRLCDSLTPRAQRAGAVNTLSKLADGTLQGDNTDGAGLVRDLTVNAGVELAGKRILILGAGGAVRGVLEPILAHKPQSLVIANRTVEKAEQLAREFDELGPVVASGFAWLQEPVDVIINATSASLAGELPPIADSLVEAGRTVCYDMMYGKEPTPFCQWASKLGAAKVLDGLGMLAEQAAEAFFIWRGVRPETGPVLDELRRQLARG; this comes from the coding sequence ATGGACCAGTACGTTGTTTTTGGTAACCCCATCGGCCACAGCAAATCGCCGCTGATCCACCGTCTGTTCGCCGACCAGACCGGCGAGGACCTGGAGTACAACACGCTGCTGGCGCCGCTGGACGAGTTCAGCGACTGTGCCCGGGGCTTCTTCAAGCAAGGCAGCGGCGCCAACGTCACCGTGCCGTTCAAGGAAGAGGCCTATCGCCTGTGCGACAGCCTCACCCCGCGTGCCCAGCGTGCCGGCGCGGTGAACACCTTGAGCAAGCTGGCTGACGGCACGCTGCAAGGCGACAACACCGATGGCGCCGGGCTGGTGCGCGACCTCACCGTCAACGCCGGGGTCGAGCTGGCCGGCAAGCGCATCCTTATCCTTGGTGCCGGTGGCGCAGTGCGTGGCGTGCTGGAGCCGATTTTGGCGCACAAACCGCAGTCGCTGGTGATCGCCAACCGCACGGTGGAGAAGGCCGAGCAGCTGGCCCGTGAGTTCGATGAGCTGGGGCCGGTGGTGGCCAGCGGTTTTGCCTGGTTGCAGGAGCCGGTGGACGTGATCATCAATGCCACCTCGGCGAGCCTGGCTGGCGAGCTACCGCCGATTGCCGACAGTCTGGTCGAGGCGGGGCGTACGGTTTGCTACGACATGATGTATGGCAAGGAACCGACGCCGTTCTGCCAGTGGGCGAGCAAGCTGGGTGCGGCCAAGGTGCTGGATGGGTTGGGGATGCTGGCTGAGCAGGCGGCCGAGGCGTTCTTTATCTGGCGCGGGGTTCGGCCTGAGACCGGGCCGGTGCTGGATGAGCTGCGTCGGCAGCTAGCTCGCGGCTGA
- a CDS encoding SulP family inorganic anion transporter: MPRLTHLLPFLTWLPRQSGRSLRQDLLVGLSGAILALPQSIAYALIAGLPAEYGLYAAIVPVLIACLWGSSWHLICGPTAAISIVLYASISPLAVAGSADYVTLVLLLTFLGGLFQLLLGLLRFGALVNFVSHSVVLGFTLGAAIVIALGQLPNLLGMDLPSQATALKTVQDLAGHMGEVDLPSLALGLATLVIGIALKLWRPRWPSLLISLLLVSLVAWLLPGVFGHVPRVSAFTGQLPPFSPLPLLDVELMLRLLPSAVAVGMLGLVTSLSIARSLSARSEQLIDPDQEIRAQGLSNIGGAFFSGYLSAGSFTRSGLSYDAGARSPLAGVFSALWVALFAVTGAGLIAHLPIPAMAGSILLICWGLVDHRGIRALFRVSRSEFLVMTLTAAATLLLELQTAIYAGVLASLFFYLKRTSRPRVQQSREGEADILRVGGSIFFGAAHYLQVRLQRCQGPHVVIDARQVNFIDYSGVDMLHREARRLMRSGGSLTLQRARPQVVEELQKLEGVELCPIRFEE; the protein is encoded by the coding sequence ATGCCCCGCCTGACCCACCTGCTGCCCTTCCTCACCTGGCTGCCCCGCCAATCGGGTCGCAGCTTGCGCCAGGACCTGCTGGTGGGCCTGAGCGGCGCCATCCTTGCCCTGCCACAGTCCATCGCCTACGCCCTGATCGCCGGCCTGCCCGCCGAATACGGCCTGTACGCCGCCATCGTACCCGTGCTGATCGCCTGCCTGTGGGGCTCGTCCTGGCACCTGATCTGCGGCCCCACCGCCGCAATCTCCATCGTCCTCTACGCCAGTATCAGCCCGCTGGCCGTGGCCGGCAGTGCCGACTATGTGACCCTGGTACTGCTGCTGACCTTCCTTGGCGGTCTTTTCCAGCTATTGCTGGGGCTACTGCGCTTCGGCGCGCTGGTCAATTTCGTTTCCCACTCGGTGGTGCTGGGCTTCACCCTCGGCGCCGCCATCGTCATCGCCCTTGGGCAGTTACCGAACCTGCTGGGGATGGACCTGCCGAGCCAAGCCACGGCGTTGAAGACCGTGCAGGACCTGGCTGGGCACATGGGCGAAGTGGATCTGCCATCGCTGGCCCTGGGCCTGGCCACGCTGGTGATCGGGATCGCCCTCAAGCTCTGGCGCCCGCGCTGGCCAAGCCTGTTGATAAGCCTGCTGCTGGTCAGCCTGGTGGCTTGGCTGTTACCCGGCGTGTTCGGCCACGTACCCAGGGTGTCTGCGTTTACCGGGCAGCTCCCGCCCTTCAGCCCGCTGCCGCTGTTGGACGTGGAACTGATGCTGCGCCTGCTGCCCAGCGCTGTGGCGGTGGGCATGCTGGGGCTGGTTACCAGCCTGTCGATTGCCCGCTCGTTGTCGGCACGTTCGGAGCAACTGATCGACCCTGACCAGGAAATCCGCGCACAGGGCCTGTCTAATATCGGCGGCGCGTTTTTCTCCGGTTATCTGTCCGCAGGTTCCTTCACTCGCTCGGGCCTGAGCTACGACGCTGGCGCCCGCTCGCCGCTGGCCGGGGTGTTCTCGGCGCTGTGGGTGGCGCTGTTCGCGGTGACCGGCGCCGGGCTGATCGCCCACCTGCCGATCCCGGCGATGGCGGGGAGCATCCTGCTGATTTGCTGGGGGCTGGTAGACCATCGCGGCATTCGCGCGCTGTTCCGGGTCAGCCGCTCGGAGTTCCTGGTGATGACGCTGACGGCAGCCGCGACGCTGCTGCTGGAGCTGCAGACGGCGATCTATGCCGGGGTGCTGGCGTCGCTGTTCTTCTACCTCAAGCGCACGTCGAGGCCACGGGTGCAGCAAAGCCGGGAAGGGGAGGCGGACATCTTGCGGGTGGGCGGGTCGATCTTCTTTGGCGCGGCGCATTACCTGCAGGTGCGCCTTCAGCGCTGCCAGGGGCCACACGTAGTGATCGATGCGCGGCAGGTGAACTTCATCGATTACTCGGGTGTGGATATGTTGCACCGCGAGGCGCGACGGCTGATGCGCAGTGGCGGGAGCCTGACGTTGCAGCGGGCACGGCCGCAGGTGGTGGAGGAGCTGCAGAAGCTGGAGGGGGTTGAACTGTGTCCCATTCGATTTGAGGAATGA
- the choX gene encoding choline ABC transporter substrate-binding protein — protein MQKFSTAVLTLALSLGTAHAADSDAQCSTVKLADPGWSDIASTNAVARLLLESLGYQVKIDSLAVPIIYGGLKDGRVDAFLGNWMPAQQGFHDKFIANGDVQQLAKNLEGTEFTLAVPDYVWNAGVKDFADLQKHAEQFDKKLYGIGSGAPANLSLKEIIDKNEFDLGQWKLVESSEQAMLAQVDRAVKKQQFITFLGWTPHPMNVKLKMHYLTGGEKWFGSKGDVYTLTRKGYPQACPNAAKLLGNLKFSLEMENSIMAEVVDKKVSFDEAAKAWVKAHPELLEGWLAGVTTKTGGHAQEAVTARL, from the coding sequence ATGCAGAAGTTCTCCACCGCCGTGCTCACCCTGGCCCTGAGCCTGGGCACGGCACACGCCGCCGACAGCGACGCGCAATGCAGCACCGTGAAACTGGCCGACCCCGGCTGGAGCGATATCGCCAGCACCAACGCCGTGGCCCGGCTGCTTTTGGAAAGCCTGGGGTACCAGGTGAAGATCGACAGCCTGGCCGTGCCGATCATCTACGGCGGCCTGAAAGATGGCCGGGTGGATGCTTTCCTCGGCAATTGGATGCCGGCGCAGCAGGGTTTCCATGACAAGTTCATCGCCAATGGCGATGTACAGCAACTGGCGAAGAACCTGGAAGGCACCGAGTTCACCCTGGCGGTGCCCGACTATGTATGGAACGCAGGCGTGAAGGACTTCGCCGACCTGCAAAAGCATGCCGAGCAGTTCGACAAGAAGCTCTACGGCATCGGCTCCGGCGCGCCGGCCAACCTGTCGCTGAAAGAGATCATCGACAAGAATGAGTTCGACCTGGGCCAGTGGAAACTGGTCGAGTCCAGCGAGCAGGCGATGCTCGCTCAAGTGGACCGGGCAGTGAAGAAGCAGCAGTTCATCACCTTCCTTGGCTGGACGCCGCACCCGATGAACGTGAAGCTGAAGATGCATTACCTCACGGGCGGGGAGAAATGGTTCGGCAGCAAGGGCGATGTCTACACCCTGACCCGCAAAGGTTATCCACAAGCCTGCCCGAATGCGGCGAAGCTGCTGGGGAACTTGAAGTTCTCGCTGGAGATGGAGAACAGCATCATGGCCGAGGTTGTGGATAAGAAGGTGAGCTTCGATGAGGCGGCCAAGGCTTGGGTGAAGGCGCATCCAGAACTGTTGGAAGGGTGGTTGGCCGGGGTGACCACTAAAACCGGTGGCCACGCCCAAGAGGCCGTAACAGCCCGACTCTAG